From one Cryptosporangium minutisporangium genomic stretch:
- a CDS encoding PfkB family carbohydrate kinase, with product MPTVYSLESILVDVAIDVPQLPSRGGDVLATGSRTNAGGGFNIAAAIARQGVRCVYAAPHGAGRYGEVIREALTAEGVQWTAAPRPGDSGFCVALVEPDGERTFVTNAGVEAAVTPDDLAAIAPAPGDAVVVSGYDLLYPGSGPVLVSWLVGLPAGVLVALDPGPLVLEIPSDRLSRVLTRLDVLTLNQREARLLSGTEASGADLLAAVRPIAPAALVIVREGARGCVASGGLLGDRVVAVPAPAVSAVDTTGAGDTHTGVLLAGLVSRIPVDDVLVDAVLVDAVHAAALSVRRVGSATCPTRAELDAAYPDRHRSLGAGAA from the coding sequence GTGCCCACGGTGTACTCGCTGGAAAGCATCCTGGTCGACGTCGCGATCGACGTGCCGCAGCTACCGTCGCGGGGCGGTGACGTGCTGGCCACCGGGAGCCGGACGAACGCCGGGGGTGGGTTCAACATCGCGGCCGCGATCGCGCGGCAGGGCGTCCGCTGCGTCTACGCGGCACCGCACGGCGCCGGACGGTACGGCGAGGTCATCCGGGAGGCGCTGACCGCCGAGGGCGTCCAGTGGACGGCGGCGCCCCGGCCGGGCGACTCCGGGTTCTGCGTCGCGCTGGTCGAGCCGGACGGTGAGCGGACGTTCGTCACGAACGCCGGGGTCGAGGCCGCGGTGACGCCGGACGATCTGGCTGCGATCGCCCCGGCGCCCGGCGACGCGGTCGTGGTGTCCGGGTACGACCTGCTCTACCCCGGGAGCGGGCCGGTCCTGGTCTCGTGGCTCGTCGGGCTGCCCGCCGGAGTACTCGTCGCGCTGGATCCGGGGCCGCTCGTGCTCGAGATCCCGTCCGACCGGCTGTCCCGCGTGCTGACCCGGCTCGACGTGCTCACGCTGAACCAGCGCGAGGCGCGGCTGCTCAGCGGTACCGAGGCGAGTGGCGCGGACCTGTTGGCGGCCGTCCGTCCAATCGCGCCCGCCGCGCTGGTGATCGTCCGCGAGGGTGCGCGCGGATGTGTGGCGTCCGGTGGGCTGCTCGGCGACCGGGTCGTCGCGGTTCCCGCGCCAGCCGTGTCGGCCGTCGACACGACCGGCGCGGGCGACACCCACACCGGGGTGCTGCTCGCCGGCCTGGTGTCCCGTATTCCGGTGGACGACGTGCTCGTGGACGCGGTGCTGGTGGACGCCGTACACGCGGCGGCGCTCTCGGTGCGGAGGGTCGGGTCGGCGACCTGCCCGACCCGCGCCGAACTGGACGCGGCGTACCCCGATCGGCACCGTTCGCTCGGCGCCGGCGCGGCGTAG
- a CDS encoding sugar phosphate isomerase/epimerase, with protein MITIGSAPDSWGVWFADDPAQTPADRFLAEVRAAGYDWIELGPYGYLPKDPVALQEALAANGLRVSAGTVFSALHRPDSWDAVWRQVTDVASLTRAVGGQHIVVIPDLYRHHKTGENLESPTLTDEQWSKLTRDTNELGRRILEEYGLRVQFHSHADSHVGYQRDIERFLADTDPRYVNLCLDTGHVAYYGGDSLELIRRYPDRIGYLHLKQVDPEIVKQMEAEDLVFPEAVRRGVMCEPPNGVPDLGAVLDAAGRLDRDLYAIVEQDMYPCEPERPLPIARRTHTYLAGCSGASIHLGTPA; from the coding sequence ATGATCACCATCGGTTCCGCCCCTGACTCCTGGGGCGTCTGGTTCGCCGACGACCCGGCGCAGACCCCTGCCGACCGCTTCCTCGCCGAGGTGCGCGCCGCCGGCTACGACTGGATCGAGTTAGGACCGTACGGATACCTGCCGAAGGACCCGGTCGCGCTGCAGGAAGCGCTGGCGGCCAACGGGCTGCGGGTCTCGGCCGGCACCGTGTTCTCCGCGCTCCACCGCCCCGACTCCTGGGACGCGGTGTGGCGGCAGGTCACCGACGTCGCGTCGCTGACCAGGGCGGTCGGCGGCCAGCACATCGTCGTCATCCCCGATCTCTACCGGCACCACAAGACCGGCGAGAACCTGGAGAGCCCGACGCTCACCGACGAGCAGTGGTCGAAGCTCACCCGGGACACGAACGAGCTCGGTCGACGGATCCTGGAGGAGTACGGCCTGCGCGTCCAGTTCCACTCGCACGCCGACAGCCACGTCGGATACCAGCGGGACATCGAGCGGTTCCTCGCCGACACCGACCCCCGGTACGTCAACCTCTGCCTGGACACCGGCCACGTGGCCTACTACGGCGGCGACAGTCTGGAACTGATCCGGCGCTACCCGGACCGGATCGGCTACCTGCACCTCAAACAGGTCGACCCGGAGATCGTCAAGCAGATGGAGGCCGAGGACCTGGTGTTCCCGGAGGCGGTACGGCGCGGTGTGATGTGCGAGCCGCCGAACGGCGTCCCCGATTTGGGTGCGGTGCTCGACGCGGCCGGAAGGCTCGACCGCGACCTGTACGCGATCGTCGAGCAGGACATGTACCCCTGCGAGCCGGAGCGCCCGCTGCCGATCGCCCGCCGGACCCACACCTACCTGGCCGGGTGCAGCGGAGCATCCATCCACCTCGGGACCCCCGCGTGA
- a CDS encoding Gfo/Idh/MocA family oxidoreductase — translation MNALRVAVLGVGVMGSYHAEALASRIAHARVTVVTDADQTRAERVAKTVDARVEADPFAAIGADDVDAVVIASPGPAHEEQVLACLDRRIPVLCEKPLTTDINTAYRVVQREAELESPLVQLGFMRRFDPEYAALRELVTSGELGAPLLLHCVHRNPAQSTVFDSEMMIRDSVVHEADVARFLLGEEITAVTVKRPQPTREAPAGVSDPMLVLMETESGRLVDVEIFARSRVAYEVRTELVAEHGTAMIGLDQHMVVHRTGGARTGLLARGFIERFAAAYDTELHRWVQAARQGTIDGPGTWDGYAAVAVCEAGVEAVRTGERVPVRLGARPVRAAA, via the coding sequence GTGAACGCGCTGCGCGTCGCCGTGCTCGGCGTCGGAGTGATGGGCAGTTACCACGCCGAGGCGTTGGCGTCGCGGATCGCGCACGCCCGGGTGACGGTCGTGACCGACGCGGACCAGACCCGCGCCGAGCGGGTCGCGAAGACCGTGGACGCCCGGGTGGAGGCCGATCCGTTCGCGGCGATCGGCGCCGACGACGTGGACGCGGTCGTGATCGCGTCGCCGGGCCCCGCACACGAGGAGCAGGTGCTGGCCTGCCTCGACCGGCGGATCCCGGTGCTCTGCGAAAAGCCGCTGACCACCGACATCAACACCGCGTACCGGGTCGTGCAGCGGGAGGCCGAGCTGGAGTCGCCGTTGGTGCAGCTGGGCTTCATGCGCCGGTTCGACCCCGAGTACGCGGCGCTGCGGGAGCTGGTGACGTCCGGGGAGCTGGGTGCGCCGCTGCTGCTGCACTGCGTCCACCGCAATCCGGCGCAGTCCACGGTGTTCGACTCCGAGATGATGATCCGCGACTCGGTGGTGCACGAGGCGGACGTCGCCCGGTTCCTGCTCGGCGAGGAGATCACCGCGGTCACGGTGAAGCGTCCGCAGCCCACCCGGGAGGCGCCGGCCGGGGTGAGCGACCCGATGCTGGTGCTGATGGAAACCGAGTCCGGACGCCTGGTCGACGTCGAGATCTTCGCCCGCAGCCGGGTCGCGTACGAGGTGCGCACCGAGCTGGTCGCCGAGCACGGGACCGCGATGATCGGGCTCGATCAGCACATGGTCGTGCATCGCACCGGCGGCGCCCGGACCGGATTGCTGGCCCGTGGGTTCATCGAGCGGTTCGCCGCGGCCTACGACACCGAGCTGCATCGCTGGGTGCAGGCCGCGCGACAGGGCACGATCGACGGGCCGGGGACCTGGGACGGGTACGCCGCGGTCGCGGTCTGCGAGGCCGGGGTCGAAGCCGTCCGTACCGGTGAGCGGGTACCCGTCCGGCTCGGCGCCCGGCCGGTGCGCGCGGCAGCGTAG
- a CDS encoding MFS transporter — MTAAVQAVRFRVPTPRLRTPTPRRQYAAVGTLFALDGAVFGTWAARIPDVSDQVGTTHAALGSALFCVSLGALVSMRLAGGWCARYGAGRVSAVAAALTACTLVLPGLSTTLLTLCVALTVFGAATGAANVAANSLGVHLGQAQRRPVMSALHAGFSFGGLAGALLGGLASAVLSVPVHFVLVAAAGLTLVVRLAPLLVSVDAPQSASEPPAEPEPSGESAAVTSRGPAVLLVLLGAIAGSTAFAEGALSDWGALHLRETLHTGPVLAAGGYAAFCLAMGCGRLAGARWVVRYGDTRVLVAGSLLAAIGATAAAYTPTPAIAIGGFVLVGLGLANVFPLVIGRAGLVGGARGVALASTVGYSGLLGGPPAVGFLAAHAGLPVALSTITALALVAAALSVVVAVELPDATTVAAALRSRARASVAVVADRLGA, encoded by the coding sequence GTGACCGCTGCCGTGCAGGCAGTGCGGTTCCGCGTGCCCACGCCGCGACTCCGCACGCCGACTCCACGTCGGCAGTACGCCGCCGTGGGTACGCTCTTCGCCCTCGACGGCGCCGTCTTCGGCACCTGGGCCGCCCGGATCCCGGACGTCAGTGACCAGGTGGGCACCACCCACGCCGCGCTGGGCTCCGCGCTCTTCTGCGTCTCGCTCGGCGCGCTGGTCAGCATGCGGCTGGCCGGTGGCTGGTGCGCCCGGTACGGCGCCGGTCGGGTGAGCGCCGTCGCGGCGGCTCTCACCGCGTGCACGCTGGTGCTGCCGGGGCTCTCCACCACGCTGCTGACGCTCTGCGTCGCGTTGACCGTGTTCGGTGCGGCCACCGGCGCGGCGAACGTGGCCGCGAACAGTCTCGGGGTCCACCTGGGACAGGCCCAGCGCCGCCCGGTGATGTCCGCGCTGCACGCGGGATTCAGCTTCGGCGGGCTCGCCGGGGCACTGCTGGGCGGGCTGGCGTCCGCCGTGCTGTCGGTGCCGGTCCACTTCGTCCTGGTCGCGGCCGCCGGTCTCACGTTGGTCGTCCGGCTGGCGCCGCTCCTTGTCAGCGTCGACGCACCCCAGAGCGCATCCGAACCGCCCGCCGAGCCCGAGCCGTCCGGCGAAAGCGCCGCGGTCACGTCGCGCGGACCGGCCGTGCTGCTCGTCCTGCTCGGCGCGATCGCGGGCAGCACCGCGTTCGCCGAGGGCGCGCTGTCCGACTGGGGAGCGCTGCACCTCCGCGAGACGCTGCACACCGGCCCCGTGCTGGCGGCAGGCGGGTACGCCGCGTTCTGCCTCGCGATGGGGTGCGGGCGGCTGGCCGGCGCGCGGTGGGTCGTCCGGTACGGCGACACCCGGGTACTCGTCGCCGGGTCGCTCCTCGCTGCGATCGGTGCGACGGCGGCTGCCTACACGCCCACACCGGCGATCGCGATCGGTGGCTTCGTCCTGGTGGGACTCGGTCTCGCGAACGTGTTCCCGCTCGTAATCGGGCGGGCCGGGCTCGTCGGTGGAGCGCGCGGCGTCGCGCTGGCGTCGACCGTCGGGTACAGCGGGCTGCTCGGCGGCCCGCCCGCCGTCGGCTTCCTCGCGGCACACGCCGGGTTGCCGGTGGCGCTCTCGACGATCACCGCGCTGGCGCTGGTCGCTGCGGCGCTCTCCGTCGTGGTGGCGGTCGAGCTGCCGGACGCCACAACCGTCGCCGCCGCGCTGCGGTCCCGGGCGCGGGCGAGCGTGGCGGTGGTCGCCGACCGGCTCGGCGCC